TGATCGAGGCTGATTCACATCTGGCTGAAATTCTGGGGCAGACAGAGATCGAAGTCAACAGCGGTCATCACCAGATAGTCAGGCGGATCCCCGAAGGATTGCGCGCGGTGGCGCGCACCGCTGATGGTGTGGTTGAAGCGATGGAAGGAACGGATGACAATTATCTCCTGACCGTGCAATGGCATCCGGAAGTCGAACCTGTGGATGAATTCAGCCACAAGCTGTTCCAGGATTTCGTGAAAGAAACGGTTAAATATAAAGGATCTAAATAGTTGCGGATTTGTCGCGAACAAAACTTTACAATTATTGTTCTTTTTTTATATTAAGGGCTTGGATAAAATCAACTTCTAATAGAGGTAGTGGTGTAATGCAGATATCAACAAAAGGCAGGTACGGTTTGAGAGCGGTTCTTGAGCTCGCTCGTCATGAACCCGACAAACCGGTTTCAACCAAAGAAATCTCGAACGCACAGAAAGTCACTGTTCCGTATCTGGAGCAGTTGTTTTTCAAATTGAAGAACAAGGGTTTGGTCAAATCGGTCAGGGGCGCCCAGGGCGGATATTATCTGGCTCGCAAGCCGGAAGATATCTCGGTCGGTGAAATCATCGAATGTCTCGACGGCGCGATTGAAATCACGGACTGCGAACATTCCGACGACCCGAATTCTTCCTGTATCGGTCCGGAAAACTGCCGTGCGGTTGGATTCTGGAACAGTATGAAAAAGATGATCAATGATAAACTCTATAACACCAGCCTTGCCGATATCATAAATTCAGACGGCTCTGAAAAGGCGATGGGGATGTCGTATGGCGAAGAGAATATATCTCGATCATAACAGCACTACACCGGTCGATCCACGCGTGATCGAGGCCATGTTGCCGTATTACCGCGAGTGCTGGGGCAACGCCTCCAGCC
The window above is part of the Candidatus Zixiibacteriota bacterium genome. Proteins encoded here:
- a CDS encoding Rrf2 family transcriptional regulator: MQISTKGRYGLRAVLELARHEPDKPVSTKEISNAQKVTVPYLEQLFFKLKNKGLVKSVRGAQGGYYLARKPEDISVGEIIECLDGAIEITDCEHSDDPNSSCIGPENCRAVGFWNSMKKMINDKLYNTSLADIINSDGSEKAMGMSYGEENISRS